In Gimesia chilikensis, the DNA window CGGTCGATTATGCCGCTGGCAGAAATGTGTCAGAAAATGTTCGATCAACAAAGGAATATCATCGCGACGCTCACGCAGTGCGGGGATATGAATGGGAATGACGTTCAGGCGATAAAACAGATCCTCACGGAAGGTTCCATCTTCGATCAAAGGCTCGACAGCTTTGTTCGTGGCTGAAATAATGCGTGCATCACTGGTGAGAACCTCTTCTCCACCAACTCTCATATATTGTTGAGTTTCCAGCACACGGAGCAGATCGACCTGACTTTTGGCAGGCATTTCTGTCACTTCATCCAGGAACAGGGAACCGCCCTGTGCCTGTTCAAAACATCCGGGCTTCTGTCGCGTCGCTCCGCTGAAGGATCCTTTTTCATGACCGAAGAGTTCACTCTCCAGCAGTGTTTCCGGCATTGCTCCCAGATTGACTGCCACGAATGGGCCACTACTCCGATTACTCAAATCATGGACGGCCCTGGCAATCAACTCTTTTCCAGTACCACTTTCTCCCTGAATCAGAATCGTAGCATCCGTGGCAGCCACCTGGCGAATCTGCTGGAATACATCATGCATGGCCGCACAGTTACCAATGATATTGGAAACTTCTCCAGCGTTAACCAGACGATTACGCAATTCGCGGTTTTCAATCTGCAGCCGGTAATGTTCGCGGGCCTTACGGACCTGATGTCGAATCAAATCGAGATCCAGCGGTTTGGTAATAAAATCAAATGCCCCAAGCCGCATCGATTTGACTGCCGTCTCCACGGTACCATGGGCGGTGATCACGATGGTTGTTGTCTGGGGACTGCTGCGGAGGATCTGTTCAATCAATTCCAGCCCATCCATTTCACCCGGTAAGCGCACATCGGCGATGACCAGTTGATAAGTTCCTTCACGAAATTTAGCGAGCCCATCCTCAGCATCCTGGGCTGTCTCCAGAACATCCGCCTCTTTCGCCAAGCCCTTGGCAAGCCCGGAGCGAATGTTGGGCTCATCATCAATGATTAAAATTCCGAAACCGTCTGTATTCATGCTGTCCCACTTGCTGGCAATAAAACTGAGAACGAGGTACCACTCGGCCCCGTGTTGAAATCGATTGTTCCATCGTGTTGTCGTACAATCTTCTCACATAGTGCAAGTCCCATGCCGGTCCCTTCGTGCCGCGTCGTGAAGTAAGGGTCGAATATTCGCTCTCGCAGTTCGGCAGGGATTCCTTTCCCGGTATCGGTAATGCTGATTCTCAACCAGTCTCCCTCCTGATTCAGACCGATCGTCATTACCCCGCCTCCCGGCATCGCCTGTATAGCATTGAGTGCCAGATTCAAAAGTACCTGATCGATGTGAACGGAATCAGCCATGATCTCTGGAGGCTTTTCCTGCGGCAGCTTCACCTCTACTTTCACTTTCTGCTGCTCAGCCTGTGGTCTGATGAAGCGGACCAGTTTATTGATTAATGCGGTTAAATCAACACGGGATCGTCCTGGTTCAGACATCGAAGCATAATCACGAAACCCTTCGAGTACTGAAGTCAGTCGCTTGACTTCGGTTTGAATGACTTCCAGCATTTCATCGATTTCGTCAGAGCGATTCTGGGACTCCAGTGCCTCTTCAAGAAGTTGCACATGGAGAGAGAGTGCACTCAGTGGATTTTTGATTTCATGCTGCAGCCCGGTTGCGAGAGAACCCAGACCTGCATAGCGCTCCATGCGACGCAGGCGTTGTTCCATTAAAGCGCGTTCCGTCACGTCACGAACGTGGAGTACAGTGCCCAGCTCTTCCTGGCGTTCATTCCGCAACAGACTACAACCCGCCCTGAGAGTCTGTTCATGACCATCACGATTGATCGTATAATCACAGTCCCGCACGGGCGAATGATGTGCATTCACATGGCTGCAGATCACGCATAACAGCGTATGTTCGACCCCCACATCAGAGAGCGGGCGACCAATGACAGGTTCTTCCAGGCTCAATAATTCGCGTCCGCGGGGATTGATACTTGTGATGATCTCATCTCGGTCCGTCGTCAGTACTCCCTGATCCATACTTGCCAGAACATCACTGGCCATCACTTTGACTTCACGGAGAGAGCGCTCACTGTTGAGATAAGCTCGCACCAGCAGGACTAGAGCAATCGCGGTCACAATAATGTTGAGAAACAACAGAATCGATAATTGCGACTGAAATCGCAGTTCCCCCGCCAGTTCCCGGGCAACTGCCAGATCGCTGTCGGGCAGGTGACGAATGATTTTGGCAACGATTTCCTGCTCGTGATGGAAATCGACCAGAATCCACAGCGTCACCACCAGACCGGTAAGGCTCAGTAAAGCCAGCCCCCCGATTGCCAGTTGAAAACCGCGGCTGACCCGCGTTTCGTAAACATGAAACATCCGTTGAACTCCGGCCCCCGGCTAAAAATCCAGACTAAAGCGTCCGGAATGGACTGAAACAAGACTGGTCATACTCATAGGTGCACCGAGGAAGGAAGGCAGAAGCATTTGTTGCTCGATGGATTTAACGCAATCAATTTGCTCACAAGACATTATATTCAGTTTATGATATTTCTCAATTAAATTCATCCCTCGCCTTAACCCACCCTTTCATGTGCAGCTTATTGCAGACACCCTGCAGGACATTGCAGCATGTCTTTAATCAAAAACTGCAGAATCGAAATTTTGCAGGAAAAACTCAGCCGCTATCAGGGCCAAACCGATGAAAAAGGAAAAGTTTACATATCCTGCCGTCTTTAAAATCAATGGAATGCAAATCGCAATCCAAATCAGATAGTGAACCGTCCTGATTGATGCCAGGCGGTAAATTATCCACCAATTCGAATGGCCCTTATTGGAATCTCAGCCATGATCAGGAATCACAATTCAGGGACAGAATCCTCTTATCCAGCGTTAAAAATCGCGGTCAAGCAACCTTCGCACATCTTCCGTTGCCTCTCAAATTGGATCGTCGCGATAGCTGGCCTGTTTGTTTTTTTTGTCTCCCCTACTCAAGCCGAGTTGCCTGAGGTACACGAGACAAACGAAAACCTCACATCTCAGCTTCAAGATCTTCAGCGACAGATCGATGAGTTAAAGTCGCAGCAGATCATGACAGTTCAGAATATCGCCCCGCCCGCAATCGACCCCATGATGGAGGCCCCAGATGAATACGATTCTGATCTGCCTCCCTACATGTTCGGAGACTCGAATACTCCTCAGGATTTCCCGACAGTCAGACTCACTGGCTTCTTCCAGGCAGATGCTGTCTGGTTCAGCCAGGACAGTAAGAACATACAGGCTGTGGGAGATGTTCAAAACGGAGCTGATTTTCGTCGTGCCCGTCTGGCTGCGACTGGGGATGCCTGGGAAAATATAGGCTACATGCTCGAAATGGACTTTGCCTTTCCCGGTCGCCCTTCATTCATGGACGTCTGGCTGGAAGTGCGAGACGTCCTGGGGGGAAATACGGTACGCGTCGGACAATACCGTCAACCGATAGGTATGGATGCATTAACCAGTGTAAAAGAGCTGACATTCCTGGAACGCGCACTCCCCTTCGCTTTTCTCCCATTCCGACAGATTGGTGCCATGTACTTCGGAAATACAGAAGACGAACGGTCAACCTACGCCATTTCAGGATTCCGTTATCCCACGGGCCCTTATGGTGGGAATATCGGTGACAGCGGCGGTTATGGACTCGCCACTCGACTGACTCATCTACTCGTTGATAATGGGGATGGAAACGGGCTGGTTCATATCGGGGCAGACTACAGTTACGCCAACCCAGCCAACAACCTGATTCAATACCGCAACCAGCCCGAAGTCTTCGTGACAGAGGCTGGCGGATCCAATGTTCCGGTTGGAGTTCCGAGTGCCGTGCCTCCCTTTGTAGACACGGGGTTGATTTCAGCACAAGACTATCACCTGTTCGATGCTGAACTTGCATATGCAATCGGGTCATTTTATGCACAATCAGAAGTCCTGTATTCCATCGTGCAACAGAGAAATGGCGAGGTCGACACTTTTTCTGGAGCGTACGCTCATTTCGGCTATTTCCTGACCGGAGAAACCCGGGCCTATAATCGCAAGGGGGGTGTTTTTGGACGCGTCAAACCACTCGATCCCTTCAATCGCGATGGAGGCTGTGGCGCGTGGGAAATTGCAGGACGCTGGTCGTATATTGACTTGAATGACAAATCAATCCAGGGTGGTCGAATGACCGATTTAACATTTGGACTGAACTGGTATCTGAATCAGTTCACAAAATTTCAATTTAACTATATTCATTCATTCCTTCACAGCAGTCCAGCCGTTTACGGACCTGTCGTGAATAATTCGAATGCAGATATCTTTGCTCTTCGTGCACAGGTTGATTTCTGATTATTCCTGGTTGTCCAAAGTATCACAACCATAGCCTGAATAACTAAGACCTGGTTCACTCACACAGAGCATTTCTTCTCAAGCTGGTTTATTTTGAACCAGCTCTTTTACTGATTCATATCGCTTGAACAAATTCTGCCTATGATGTCTGAGGCTCATGAGCGATTCATTTCTTCGAACACAATGATTTCGCTTGCTCACAAGCTAATGCCCTGGACTAACACTGCATCCCGAGAACGATCCACTGGTAAATGTAAGCGTATTTCTAGCTGTCGTATTGAATTCACGGTACTGGGGAAGCCCCTTCCTCTCGGTCTGATTTAAAAAGAGTGGACAAGGTCTGGCTATTCTTATCTGGCCTCAGAGCAGAATTCAAAAACATCTGCAGAAATAGAAAAAGCAGCCCTGCAATTAATCTACAGAGCTGCTTTTTTGAGATAACAGGAACGTGTCCGCCGCGAAGTTCAGACTCCCGGATTAAGCACGTAGTCGCCAGCCACCCATCATGCTAGCTACCCGCCAAAGTAAGCACATGAAGGTGACCGGCAAACTACGAAATATCCAGTCGAGGAACAAGACTGAACCCCCCACTTGCGTGGGCATTGGTAATGCGCAACTGATTAACTCAGGAACCAGCACGACGGAACACGACTCCTCTTATCTTGCGAAACAAAACAGTTTTTCGACGACCATAATCTTCCAACTGTTTTACTCCGCAAGTAGAAACATAATCGAACCAGAATCAGTCACTGATTCTTCTTTTTTACTCAATGGTCTTTACAACAACTTGGTTTTAAATGAATGAGTGGATGAGGCATAAATGAACGAAATGGAGAGTCGTCCGGCTTACAGTCCACTCATTCATTGGTGAAGTTTTTCAGCCGTATTCTAACATTACATCGTTTTATGTTTTTGCAGTTCGCTCCCTCATCGAAAGGGTATCCCAGGTAGATTTTTCCTGCGGCCCGAGTGATTTTGTCGAGAATCTGGCAGCATCAAAGTTATCCATTTTTGAGAGATACTGAGCCATACTGCTGGCGACATCGTCGAGGTCAATCACACCGGGAGCATTTCCCAGTCCGAACAGCAGGGAGCCATCGCGACGTTCCAGGTCCACATGCAGAATACGACAGGATGCCAGATCGTAGATGCCATACCAGACCGGGACAACACGTTGCAGCCTGTTGACAAATTCCTGAATTTTCCAAGCCATCGCCGCAGCATTCACAAACACGACGGTTTTGATCAGCTTATTTCGGTCAAGCGTGAAGCGGGGCACACTTCCAGAAAGGAATCGCGTCTTCTTTCCCAGAGCTGATGCAGCAATTTCGATGGAAGGCATGATGGAATTAACTAGGGATCGGATTGAACTGTCTGCTGCAGTAATTTCCGGTCGCGGAGAAAGAAACTGATCTACGGCTACAGATACTGCATCGCAACCAGTGTGTCCCAGCACAACAACTCCCTCAAGCGTCGGTAGATTTTCAACTGCGTGTGCCAGACTCCCCAGACATTCCGCAGAAGCCACATTTCCTGCTAACTGGATTTCATAAACCTCATTAGGACGTTGATTAAAAATATCCAGAACGGGCACTCTAGCATCAGAACAGGCTAATACAGCAGCACGAGGAGTTTGTGGTGGAATTTCACCCAAAGCCCCAAGCTGCTCGATATAACTCTGTTTGAATTCTACAGGGCTTGTAGTGGCAGGAGTGTCGCCCCTACTCAAAGCTTCCTCCATCAGCTGTTGCTCGCAGCGCAGTGTTTCCACAAATTCCATATTTCCATGGTTCAGTGATTCTTTGACGCACTGACATGTATTTGACAATGATGTGGAATCCATTTTATTAATCTCCTGAAAACGGGTAGCTGCTTCGCCTTACACATCCCCTGTTTACAAACGCTCCCAGATGGTCAGGGCACACCATCGAGAGACTACCCGATTCAGATCTATCTATTTGTATTTGATACCGATAATTGAAAATCTAAAGTGTGTCAGTCAGCTTGATCTGACATTAACTACCTCTACTTGCAAGAGGCATACCGGCGCAGCAAAAATTCTTTCACTGAAGATGGAAAGATTCAGTGAGAGCCTGAAATATCAGCAATAAAAACATACAAATTCATTTTGCTGATCGCGATTCTTCCAGCCAAAGAGTTCGGAGGTGAGCAATTTGAGACAACGATTCCATGCAACTCTTTGCAGTTCAGACGCAATATCGTGCATATATTTTCAAGAACCGACATCATTGCCAGGTCATGCGATATCCAGGTTGTCCGTTTAACCATTTAAGAGTTAATTGGTGGAATGAATGAGATAGCAAGAGAAAAGCCGTAGATAGTACGCCCGGTCTGGCTGTCACAGAGACGGATTATTTTTCTCTCTCTGTGCAGCCCCACTCCTGTTAAGTCAGGGAGTCAGCTTTATCAACCTGTTGATGAGATATCATCAGCAGGGGGCAGGCTACTGATTTTCCAGTTTCCTGATTGCCTCTTTGAGAGCATTGATATCGTCTTCTGAAATATTCTCTTCTTCCAGAAGATTTAACATGAGGCTCGGCAGCGAGTCTTTCAGCAACACCTGCTTGATCTGGCCGAGCATCGACCGCGAGACTTCTTCTCGCGAGACCACGGGTTGATAGATATAAGCACGGCCGTCTTTGACTCTTTTCAAGACTTTCTTTTTTTGTACCAGAAGACTGAGGGTCGTCATCACGGTTGTATAGGCCAGATCCCGTGGTAATGCATCACAAACATCCTGGACGCTGGCCTCTCCGAGGTCCCAGATCACATCCATAAGTTCCAGTTCATAAGGCGTCAGCCGATAATCTTTCACAGATAAACCCAATACAGAAGAAAGTCAGTTTATTTTCTGTACAGAGTTTAACGACTCTAAACCTCAGTTAAAACCAGTCTTCCGGCTCCCCACCCAAACATAAATCAGAGAATTTCAGCGAGGGTCTTTATGAATTTTCCAAACCGACCTTTACTACTATAACAATAGTTGTTACTTTTCGCCGCAAAATTGGAGGCTTTGGTAAGACATCCGCCTCTCTGCACTACTGACATAAGTTCACAAACAAGGATTGACTGATGACAATTCTCGATAAAAAACAGAAGTGGTTTATTTCCATCTGCTTGAGCACTTGCCTGATCTGGATTATTTCCGCTCGCAGTTCTCAGGGAGAAGTCCTGACAGGGGTAATCCACCACCTGTCACGAAACTCAGTTTCGCAGTCCCCGCTTCCAACAGGTAGTATCGATACCTCTTCCAGCCGAGTTTACACATATGTGGGGAAAACCGGTTTTGGCCATGAGCATGCTGTGGAAGGTAAAATTAAATCGGGTTCCTTGAACCTCGGAGTCCGCAGCAATGCGGGTGAAATTATTTTCGATATGACAACCTGGCGGGCAGATACTGCTCAAGCAAGGCAATATATCGGCTTAAGCGGTACCACATCTGCATCGACCCAGAAAGATGTGAATGCCAATATGCTGGGAAGTGCAGTGCTTAATGTGCAGAAATATCCGACAGCCACATTCGAAGTCAATTCGGCACTTCCGCTGCAGCAGAAATCAAGTTCCGGCAAACCGCTCTACCAGCTAAGCGGTAAGTTCACATTGCACGGAGTGGCACGAAAAATGAACATTGTCGCAGAAGTGACAGAGAAAAAAGACTCCTATCACCTGCGAGGCAACTTCTCCATCTTACAGTCGCACTATGGAATCACTCCCTTCAGTAAGGCTTTTGGGGCAGTCGGCGTTACAGATCAATTAAAAATATATGGTGAAATTGACGTGGCCAGATAACATTAATTCTCAATTTTCTTTCGCGACAACACAATTAATACGGTAAGACAGAATGATTAGTTGCCCCACGGTAGAAAAGGAAGTGATTCGCAGTCACTACAACTTGTCAACATTGTTCTATCGTCTGCTCTGGGGACGCCATATTCATCACGGACTATGGGATGAAGAACTTGCGAATTCGGAGAATCTTCAAGACAGATATCGCGCACCTGCCAAGGCACAACAACAGTTGACGGAAACGATGGCTAAGCTGATACAGATTCAGGATGGTCAGGACCTGCTTGATGTCGGTTGTGGCATGGGAGGCTCATCCATGTTTCTGTCTCAGGCATTCAAGTGTAACGTCACGGGGATCACACTCAGCCCAGTTCAAAGACGTTGGGCCAGCCTGGAGGCATTTTTTCGCGGACAGTCCAGTCGCACCCGCTTCCTCTGTCAGGATGCTGAGACAGCTGAATTTCCAGCGGAATCTTTTGATGTCATCTGGAGCATCGAGTGCACAGAACACTTGTTTGATAAACCAGCCTTTTTCCAGAAAGCAGCTTCCTGGCTTAGGCCTGGAGGACGAATGATTATCTGTGCCTGGCTGGCCGGCGATCAACTTGATACCGATGATGCTAAACAAAACGTCTACGATGTCTGTGAAGGTTTCTTCTGCCCTTCACTGGGGACCGCCGCTGATTATCAAGCCTGGATGGAGCAGTCTGGTCTGGAATTTCATGATTTCCACAACTGGACCAATCGCGTCAGCCAGACCTGGGAAATCTGTCATCAACGGGTCAAAAAAACAAAAGTTCGCTGGCTGGCGAAACTCATCGATCAAAATACAGTTATGTTTCTGGATCGGTTCGAAACCATTCTCAAGGCATACGAGACTGGTGCAATGCAGTATGGATGCTTCATTGCCAGCAAACCAGAAATGAAATAATCAAATAACGACCTCGAGGAAGCAAGGATGCGACGTTTCGTTGGTATTATATTCGGGATCGCAACACAGTTGCTGTTCCTGATCACAGTCTGGTACCTGTTCTGGTTTCTGAAAGAAGACTTCAGCCACCACGCAATTGGGTCTCTGGCAATTGATGCACTGCTGGCAATCCAGTTCGCGGTCGGACACAGTCTGTTGCTTTACCCCAGCATACGCACTGCTATCACACGCAGGCTTCCTTCGCAGTTCTATGGTAGTCTGTTCTGCGTGCAAACCTGTGTGGGAATTCTGTTAACAGCATTCTGTTGGCGTAGCAGCCCCGTAGAAATCTGGAATCTGTCAGGTTGGGGAGGCTGGCTGATGACAGCCGGCTTTTATGGATCGTGGCTTTCTCTGCTCTACAGTCTCAACCTGACCGGTCTGGGCTATCAGACCGGTCTCACTCAATGGTGGTACTGGCTGAGAAAACAGCCGCTCCCCAGAAGGGATTTTCAACCACGGAGTCTCTACTGCTGCCTGCGGCATCCGGTTTACCTGAGCTTCATGGGCTTACTCTGGTTCACACCTTTGATGACACTGGATCGCGCAGTTCTGACTGGAATCTGGACGGCCTATATATTCATCGGAAGTTACCTGAAAGATGAACGTCTCAGTTTCTATATTGGAAAACCCTATCGGGACTATCAATCCAGAGTTCCCGGCTATCCCTTCATCTTTTTTGGTCCCCTGGGAAAACGGAAGACGAAAGTTGCACCTGTAAAACCACTTGAAAAAACTCCCCTCCAGACAACCTGAGCAATCGATTCTTCTTCGACTCCTCTGCTTCTCATTTTCCCATTCTTAAAGCATCAGCGTCATGTCGATTCATCGTAAACGATTCTGGTTGCTGGTGATCTACCTGCTGATACTACTGCCTTTCGTCGGCTACGGGGCTTTCCAGGCACTTCAGACCAAAGTCAATTCCCCACTGGACTGGGTCGATGGAACTTTCCCTGCCCGGGCAGTCTATGATCGTTTCCGGGAACAGTTCGGCAATGCAGATACCGTAATCGTCAGCTGGAAAGATTGTAAGCTGGACAATCCGGATCTGGACCAGTTTGTTTCCGCGCTGCGCACAGATACCGTTTTTAAGGATGATTCTGGACAATGGTATTTTGAACGCGTGATCTCCGGCAGAGAGTTTTATCTCTCTCTAAGTTCTCCTGCCATGCGTCTGAATGACCGGGAAGTCCACCATCGACTGGATGGGACTTTCATCGGAAAAGACCATGAAACAACCTGTATTGTTGTGAGTTTCACGCCCGCCGGCCTGCTCAAACGAAAAGAGCTGGTGAGCGAAATCCAATCTGCCCTGGAAACTCATTGTCAGGTTTCAGCGGAAGAATGTTATCTGGCAGGTCCCATCATAGATGGACTGGAAATTGACCTGGCCAGCAAAGATTCCATGGACAGATTCGTCCTCCCCTCAACCTTGATGGTTCTGTCAATCTGCTGGATCTGCCTGCGTTCGCTCCGCGCGGCTCTGCTCGTCTTTGGTCTGTCGCTTCTGGCCCAGGGTATTACACTGGCATTGATTCATTACAGTGGAGAAAGTATCACGGCCCTGTTGATCGTGCTACCACCGTTGATTCAGGTACTCGCGGTCGCGGGTGGAATTCATCTGGTCAACTATTACTTTGATGCAGTTAAAGACCCGCAGATTGCCAGTCCTGCTGCGTACGCTTTTCAGGTTGGCTGGCTGCCCTGTCTGCTCTCTGCAGGAACGACTGCAATTGGACTGGCTTCTCTACTTGTCAGTGGACTGACACCGATTCGACTGTTCGGCGGTTACGCCGCCTGCGGTGGGCTGATTACCACAGGACTGCTGCTAAGCCTGATTCCGGGAGTCTTCACTGTCTGGCCTCTCAAACGGCCTTTGAAATCGACAAATGAAACAGAAGACTTCGAGGAAGATCGACACGACATCTGGTACTTTCTGACAACAATTTTAAAAAGAAACCATACCGTGATTGTCTGTCTGGCTCTGCTCGCGATGCTGGGAGCCGGTCTGGGAATTTCTCGAATCTCTGCATCCGTACGCATCGAAACACTGTTTTCTGAGAACAGCAAAATACTGAATGATTATGGCTGGCTGGAAGATCATGTCGGCTCACTCGTCCCGATCGAAGTGGTTTTGACCTGCTCACCTGATGTGGACCTGACGTTTCGTGAACAGTTACTGATGGTCTGGGATATCGAACGCAGCCTGCGTAAGACCAGCATGGTAAATCATACGATTTCGACCATGTCATTTGCCCCCCGATTTCCTCGCCCAGAGAATCTTTCGGACGAATTATTTCAATACCAGCTAAATGAAGCACTGACGCGTTTCAAACCGCAGTTTATGAACGCAGGATATCTGAAAGAAATTGACGGCAAGCATCTGTTTCGAATTACCGCGTATGTCAGCGCACTCAACGATGTGGACTATAATGCGTGCCTGGAGCAGATCGGGACACATGTAGAATCAGCTCTGATGAATAAATTTGAGACGATTCCTGCAGGCGTAACAACACAACAGACGGGAATCATGCCTCTGGTCCACGAAATTCAACGGCAGTTAATGCAGGATCTGTTTAAAAGCTTTCTGTTTGCCTTTTTGATCATTGCGGTTGTCATGACAATCGTTCAAGGCGGGCTTTCAGCGGGCTTAGTTTCCATGGTCTCCAACGTGTTTCCACCGTTGATGATCTTTGGACTTCTGGGCTGGCTGTCCATCGCTGTCGATATCGGATCTGTAATGACAGCCAGTGTGGCACTCGGTATCGCCGTCGATGATACCCTGCACTATCTGACCTTCTTCCGCCGCCATTTGGATGCGGGGCATTCGTCCCGAGAATCAGTGCTCTATGCTTATCGACATTGCGGAAAGGCGATGATTCAGACATCACTGATCTGTGGCCTCGGCCTGCTTGTGTTTGCTCTGAGCAGTTTTGTACCTACATCCCGATTTGCCTGGATGATGGCGGGACTGTTAATGATGGCCCTGCTGGGTGATCTGATCGTCCTGCCAGCTCTGCTTTTAAGCCCTCTGGGACGCTGCTTTGAGCTTAAGCCTGAGACAGATCACAATCATTAATCAAAGCGGCTTCAATAGTCAGCCCAGGACCAAAGCCCAGCATGACACAGGGTAAGTGTGCCTGTTCTGCCTTTAGTTTCTTGAGAATAAACAGCACCGTTGGAGAAGACATGTTTCCATAACGTGCCAGAACTTCCCGGGAAGGACTGAGCAGAGATTCCTCAAAACCAACTGTTTCAGCAACCGCACTCAGAATGCGAGGGCCGCCGGGATGAATCGCCCAACTACCGACATCTTCAATGTTCATTCCCTGTTGCAGTAGCCATTGCTTGAGCCAGGGACGCAGATTTTGATGGATCAGATCCGGGATGCGGGGGGAGAGTGTCATCTCAAAACCATTGTCGCCGATGCGCCAGCTCATCATCTCTTCGGAGTCCGGTACGATCGTTGATCCGGATGCGATCAGCTGCCAATGATCAGCAGGCTCTCCAGAAGCCTGTTTTCCCACAACGGCCGCAGCACCATCCGCAAACAACGCATTCGCTACAATTTTATCCGGACACCAGCCGTACTGCTGATGCAGGCTGCACAATTCAACCGCACAGACCAGAACTCTTGCCTGGGGGGCATTGTCTGTAAATGCCTTGGCAATCCGCAACCCGTTTAAGGCACCATGACAGCCCATAAATCCGACGTGTGTACGGGCCACATCTGCTGGCAGGCCCAGTTCTCTGACCAGAGCAATATCAAAACCGGGAGCGCTGAATCCACTGCACGAAACCGTGATCAGCTGGGTAATCTCACCAGGGGCTACCTGACTATTCTGTAGTGCAGCTTCAACTGCCGAAACGGCCAGGGAAGCTGCATTCGATTCATATGCCTGCATCCGCTGTGATGTTGTTGGCCCCTGATCAGACTCTGATTCTGCAGGAGGATAGAAACTCTGTCGTGCCATCTCACCATTGGTGCTGCTCTCCAGCACGACACTGTGTCGTGTTTTAACACCGGCTCTTCGATACAGAACTGGCAGTAACCGTCTCTGCTGTTCTGTTGATTCCGCCGAACAGCTGAGTGCCTCCGCATGTGTGGCGGCTTCAATCTGCTCGATTGAATGCACTGGATTGACTGTTCCGATTCCAAGAATTTCAAAACTCATCTGTAATACTCGATCTCGCTACAATTGCGATTTAATGATTTAAGCTGGCAACGATGGGCCGAGCCACATTGGGAAACCAGCGAAACAACCGCAGTCCAACGTTGATTGCTGTTGGAGAGCGTAAAAGCTGAGACAGATAGCGGCACCAGTGTGAGCGTCCCTCTGTCAAAGTCTGATGCGTGTGCAACCACTGCTGTTCGAGAGATTCATCCCA includes these proteins:
- a CDS encoding NnrU family protein gives rise to the protein MRRFVGIIFGIATQLLFLITVWYLFWFLKEDFSHHAIGSLAIDALLAIQFAVGHSLLLYPSIRTAITRRLPSQFYGSLFCVQTCVGILLTAFCWRSSPVEIWNLSGWGGWLMTAGFYGSWLSLLYSLNLTGLGYQTGLTQWWYWLRKQPLPRRDFQPRSLYCCLRHPVYLSFMGLLWFTPLMTLDRAVLTGIWTAYIFIGSYLKDERLSFYIGKPYRDYQSRVPGYPFIFFGPLGKRKTKVAPVKPLEKTPLQTT
- a CDS encoding SAM-dependent methyltransferase, which gives rise to MISCPTVEKEVIRSHYNLSTLFYRLLWGRHIHHGLWDEELANSENLQDRYRAPAKAQQQLTETMAKLIQIQDGQDLLDVGCGMGGSSMFLSQAFKCNVTGITLSPVQRRWASLEAFFRGQSSRTRFLCQDAETAEFPAESFDVIWSIECTEHLFDKPAFFQKAASWLRPGGRMIICAWLAGDQLDTDDAKQNVYDVCEGFFCPSLGTAADYQAWMEQSGLEFHDFHNWTNRVSQTWEICHQRVKKTKVRWLAKLIDQNTVMFLDRFETILKAYETGAMQYGCFIASKPEMK
- a CDS encoding efflux RND transporter permease subunit — its product is MSIHRKRFWLLVIYLLILLPFVGYGAFQALQTKVNSPLDWVDGTFPARAVYDRFREQFGNADTVIVSWKDCKLDNPDLDQFVSALRTDTVFKDDSGQWYFERVISGREFYLSLSSPAMRLNDREVHHRLDGTFIGKDHETTCIVVSFTPAGLLKRKELVSEIQSALETHCQVSAEECYLAGPIIDGLEIDLASKDSMDRFVLPSTLMVLSICWICLRSLRAALLVFGLSLLAQGITLALIHYSGESITALLIVLPPLIQVLAVAGGIHLVNYYFDAVKDPQIASPAAYAFQVGWLPCLLSAGTTAIGLASLLVSGLTPIRLFGGYAACGGLITTGLLLSLIPGVFTVWPLKRPLKSTNETEDFEEDRHDIWYFLTTILKRNHTVIVCLALLAMLGAGLGISRISASVRIETLFSENSKILNDYGWLEDHVGSLVPIEVVLTCSPDVDLTFREQLLMVWDIERSLRKTSMVNHTISTMSFAPRFPRPENLSDELFQYQLNEALTRFKPQFMNAGYLKEIDGKHLFRITAYVSALNDVDYNACLEQIGTHVESALMNKFETIPAGVTTQQTGIMPLVHEIQRQLMQDLFKSFLFAFLIIAVVMTIVQGGLSAGLVSMVSNVFPPLMIFGLLGWLSIAVDIGSVMTASVALGIAVDDTLHYLTFFRRHLDAGHSSRESVLYAYRHCGKAMIQTSLICGLGLLVFALSSFVPTSRFAWMMAGLLMMALLGDLIVLPALLLSPLGRCFELKPETDHNH
- a CDS encoding type III polyketide synthase; the encoded protein is MSFEILGIGTVNPVHSIEQIEAATHAEALSCSAESTEQQRRLLPVLYRRAGVKTRHSVVLESSTNGEMARQSFYPPAESESDQGPTTSQRMQAYESNAASLAVSAVEAALQNSQVAPGEITQLITVSCSGFSAPGFDIALVRELGLPADVARTHVGFMGCHGALNGLRIAKAFTDNAPQARVLVCAVELCSLHQQYGWCPDKIVANALFADGAAAVVGKQASGEPADHWQLIASGSTIVPDSEEMMSWRIGDNGFEMTLSPRIPDLIHQNLRPWLKQWLLQQGMNIEDVGSWAIHPGGPRILSAVAETVGFEESLLSPSREVLARYGNMSSPTVLFILKKLKAEQAHLPCVMLGFGPGLTIEAALINDCDLSQA